From Amycolatopsis sp. YIM 10, the proteins below share one genomic window:
- a CDS encoding ABC transporter substrate-binding protein, with translation MKTRSRLVPLLPVLALLAACGATVEPAPAPAGGEAATATVTNCGEQVTYPIPQRAVSYDISGTEKMFALGLAGKMRGYVLNKVADPSIDGSAYKADYAKVPRLGTARITREIVVDAQADWVFAGWNSGFSEERGITPKLLEQLGIRSYLHTETCWDYGTAKADVSPLDALFADLENLGKIFHVEARATELVGQLRGRLDAVRKGVPAGAEPARVFVYDSGTDQPYTAGKHAAPTDLIAAAGGRNVFGELADGWGSVGWEPVVRAQPEVIVVVDYGDQPAQAKIDFVKSFEGLKNSPAVRENRFHVMSIGELVSGPRNIDGAENLARYLRSIGR, from the coding sequence ATGAAGACCCGTTCTCGCCTGGTTCCGCTGCTCCCGGTGTTGGCGCTGCTGGCGGCCTGCGGCGCCACCGTCGAGCCCGCACCGGCCCCGGCGGGTGGCGAGGCCGCCACCGCGACCGTGACCAACTGCGGTGAGCAGGTCACCTACCCGATTCCGCAGCGCGCGGTGTCCTACGACATCAGCGGCACGGAGAAGATGTTCGCGCTCGGGCTGGCCGGGAAGATGCGCGGGTACGTGCTGAACAAGGTGGCGGACCCGTCCATCGACGGCTCGGCGTACAAGGCGGACTACGCCAAGGTGCCCCGGCTCGGCACCGCGCGGATCACCAGGGAGATCGTCGTCGACGCGCAGGCCGACTGGGTCTTCGCCGGCTGGAACTCCGGGTTCAGCGAGGAGCGCGGCATCACCCCGAAACTGCTGGAGCAACTGGGCATCCGGAGCTACCTGCACACCGAGACCTGCTGGGACTACGGCACCGCGAAGGCCGACGTGTCCCCGCTTGACGCCCTGTTCGCCGACCTGGAGAACCTGGGCAAGATCTTCCACGTCGAGGCGCGGGCGACCGAGCTGGTCGGGCAGCTGCGCGGACGGCTGGACGCGGTGCGCAAGGGCGTGCCCGCCGGGGCGGAACCGGCCAGGGTCTTTGTCTACGACTCGGGCACCGACCAGCCGTACACCGCGGGAAAGCACGCCGCGCCCACCGACCTCATCGCCGCGGCCGGCGGGCGCAACGTCTTCGGCGAGCTGGCCGACGGCTGGGGCTCGGTCGGCTGGGAGCCGGTGGTGCGGGCCCAGCCGGAGGTGATCGTGGTGGTCGACTACGGCGACCAGCCGGCCCAGGCGAAGATCGACTTCGTGAAGTCCTTCGAGGGCTTGAAGAACTCGCCCGCGGTCCGGGAGAACCGGTTCCACGTGATGTCGATCGGCGAACTGGTCAGCGGCCCGCGCAACATCGACGGGGCCGAGAACCTGGCCCGCTACCTGCGGTCCATCGGCCGATGA